The proteins below are encoded in one region of Rhododendron vialii isolate Sample 1 chromosome 7a, ASM3025357v1:
- the LOC131332196 gene encoding uncharacterized protein LOC131332196 isoform X2, with amino-acid sequence MEGKKMEAPAINELRQRKQKDEKENSFEKEKEISFNDREYQKETLSDSEREKEIPCGVRAKETPPDVERDKEIDSNEREKEISPNDKRGKDKPPDDDICPICFEDFKIPCQTNCGHWFCANCVITFWSHGSKLLRCKCPICSQSISNLTPEASLTLSLDDEVVEALEKVQGYNRHFEGGVRCFILLSKLIYHRILWLWKMFYIGLYDPDKLIFNYTIARTIALVMTEIYVSWDLDFIHGGILRVNCIFERCTLGPVVLLCAIGVYRRFVDNRRRPPRRRRRRPNPVPGPITHPIQGSSSPPVEGHVPPVFGP; translated from the exons gaaagaaatctcTTTTAATGATAGAGAATATCAGAAAGAAACCCTTTCTGattctgagagagagaaagaaatcccTTGTGGTGTAAGAGCCAAAGAAACTCCTCCCGATGTTGAGAGAGATAAAGAAATCGATTcgaatgagagagaaaaggaaatcTCTCCCAATGATAAGAGGGGGAAAGATAAACCTCCTGATGATGATATCTGCCCTATCTGTTTTGAAGACTTCAAAATTCCATGCCAGACAAATTGTGGACACTGGTTTTGCG CGAATTGTGTTATCACGTTTTGGTCCCATGGTAGCAAACTTCTGCGTTGCAAGTGCCCCATTTGCTCTCAAAGCATCAGCAATTTGACTCCCGAGGCATCTCTGACCCTTAGTTTAGATGATGAAGTTGTTGAGGCCTTGGAGAAAGTTCAGGGGTACAATCGTCATTTTGAAGGCGGTGTTCGTTGCTTCATTTTG CTTTCTAAGTTGATCTATCATCGCATATTGTGGTTGTGGAAGATGTTTTATATAGGATTGTACGATCCTGATAAGCTTATATTCAACTATACCATTGCAAGGACCATAGCG tTGGTTATGACAGAAATTTATGTCTCCTGGGATTTGGACTTCATTCATGGAG GGATCTTGCGGGTAAATTGCATCTTCGAACGCTGCACTCTTGGTCCTGTAGTCCTTCTATGCGCTATTGGTGTCTATCGCAGATTTGTCGATAATCGCCGCCGCCCTCCTCGCCGTCGAAGACGAAGACCCAATCCTGTTCCAGGGCCAATAACCCATCCCATCCAGGGGTCGAGTTCCCCTCCCGTTGAGGGGCATGTACCTCCCGTTTTTGGACCTTAA
- the LOC131332873 gene encoding uncharacterized protein LOC131332873 has translation MYSSILLLCKYGSYSLVVKVTEGYQFEDLIGSISNKWNGLVSMRLLYSVCDHRNILLENDDDFCNMMDLAAAYGARCVEVSVEDGNCRVSSRFEIGESSSSNGNGGVTSSSHSEIVEDPLEKFCPHHKTKRLSADWAYLISHVGQEFRGGVKDFRLSLCKYAIEVGFRFKYLKNDQSRVTAECAFKVDGCKWFVHTILDKSNQFFCIKELEKEHRCGATICNSKNSRMSSKLVAEEVLDEVRSKASYKPIDAVRFFRQRYGTTIGYHHAWLGVEMANNDTQGDYALSFNKLRLYAEVAKEKNPGSVVDVECCEDNRFRRLFVAFDACIKGFNYCRPFLCLDGTFLTGRYKGTVLAAVGKDADNGLFPVAYGVVDSETDDNWLWFLLKLRSILSARELTFITDRHTGLVKHVPEVFSNGYHSYCLQHLKNNLRDRMSGRAPNGFRERVVSLFNDYALAPTVLDFKNCVNELFEVGGDRAKEFVASIPVYNWANAYFPSKRYGEMTSNAVESFNNWIVEARKLPVLKCVDTIRVQIMTQMCERKQLSRKLNSVLCPEYDAKLREFFNKGRTWTVFGSSDEVFEVSSLPAVVVDIRNRTCTCCRWQLYGFPCVHAFTALQKNGIDVSNYIDPLYTADAFRFCYDCPIHPVPISTLGVAPVSENSAIILPFILPPKTRRPRGRPNVARIRSRGEKIFLSEIALSLAVFW, from the exons ATGTATTCTTCTATTCTTCTATTGTGCAAATATGGATCCTATAGTCTTGTTGTTAAGGTGACAGAAGGTTATCAATTTGAGGATCTTATTGGAAGTATTTCTAACAAGTGGAATGGTTTGGTATCAATGAGGTTGTTGTATTCTGTTTGTGATCATCGTAATATACTCCTTGAGAATGATGATGATTTTTGTAATATGATGGATTTAGCTGCTGCATATGGTGCTCGTTGTGTCGAGGTATCAGTTGAAGATGGTAATTGTAGAGTTAGTAGCCGTTTTGAAATCGGTGAAAGCAGTAGTAGCAATGGAAATGGTGGAGTAACTAGTAGTTCACATTCTGAAATTGTTGAGGATCCTCTTGAAAAGTTTTGTCCTCATCATAAGACAAAAAGACTTTCTGCTGATTGGGCGTATTTGATTAGTCATGTTGGTCAAGAATTTAGAGGTGGTGTTAAGGATTTTAGGTTATCTTTGTGTAAGTATGCAATTGAAGTTGGATTTAGGTTCAAGTATTTGAAGAATGACCAATCAAGAGTGACAGCTGAGTGTGCTTTTAAGGTAGATGGGTGTAAATGGTTTGTTCATACAATTCTagacaaatcaaatcaatttttttgcattaagGAGCTTGAAAAAGAACACAGATGTGGTGCTACAatttgtaattcaaaaaattctcgGATGTCTTCAAAGCTTGTTGCAGAAGAAGTTCTTGATGAAGTTCGTTCAAAGGCGTCGTATAAGCCTATAGATGCTGTTAGATTCTTCAGACAACGATACGGTACTACAATCGGTTATCACCATGCATGGTTAGGTGTTGAGATGGCGAACAATGATACTCAAGGTGATTATGCATTGTCATTTAACAAACTTCGATTGTATGCGGAGGTAGCGAAGGAGAAAAATCCCGGTAGTGTTGTGGACGTTGAATGCTGTGAAGATAATCGGTTTCGAAGGTTATTTGTGGCATTCGATGCATGCATCAAAGGATTCAACTACTGTCGGCCTTTTTTGTGTCTTGATGGTACTTTTTTGACAGGGAGATATAAGGGAACTGTGCTCGCAGCCGTTGGGAAGGATGCTGATAAcg GCTTGTTTCCGGTTGCTTATGGTGTTGTTGATTCCGAGACCGACGATAATTGGCTTTGGTTTTTGTTGAAGTTGAGATCTATTCTGTCAGCTCGTGAACTTACTTTCATAACAGATCGCCATACTGGTCTTGTGAAGCATGTGCCAGAGGTTTTCTCAAACGGATATCATTCTTATTGTCTGCAGCATTTGAAGAATAACTTGAGGGATAGGATGTCAGGAAGAGCACCTAATGGTTTCCGGGAACGAGTAGTGAGTCTCTTCAATGATTATGCTCTTGCACCTACAGTATTAGATTTTAAAAACTGTGTAAACGAATTGTTTGAGGTCGGTGGAGACAGAGCGAAGGAGTTTGTTGCTTCCATTCCGGTGTATAATTGGGCAAATGCATATTTCCCAAGTAAACGATATGGGGAAATGACCTCAAATGCTGTGGAGTCTTTCAACAACTGGATTGTTGAAGCTCGTAAGTTGCCAGTCCTTAAATGTGTTGATACGATCAGGGTTCAAATCATGACTCAAATGTGTGAAAGGAAACAGTTATCAAGAAAATTGAACAGTGTTTTGTGTCCTGAATATGATGCGAAATTGAGAGAGTTCTTTAATAAAGGACGGACATGgactgtgtttggatcaagtgATGAGGTTTTTGAAGTGTCTTCATTACCAGCTGTTGTGGTTGACATAAGAAACAGGACATGCACATGTTGTCGTTGGCAGCTCTATGGTTTCCCTTGTGTGCATGCATTCACAGCTCTTCAGAAGAATGGCATAGATGTATCCAATTATATTGATCCATTATACACTGCTGATGCTTTTCGATTCTGCTACGATTGTCCTATACATCCTGTTCCTATTTCTACTCTTGGAGTTGCACCAGTGTCTGAAAATTCTGCTATTATTCTTCCTTTTATTCTTCCTCCTAAGACTAGGAGGCCACGTGGTAGACCCAATGTTGCAAGAATCCGATCAAGGGGTGAGAAG ATTTTTCTCTCTGAGATAGCATTATCTCTAGCTGTATTCTGGTAG
- the LOC131332196 gene encoding uncharacterized protein LOC131332196 isoform X1 yields MEGKKMEAPAINELRQRKQKDEKENSFEKEKEISFNDREYQKETLSDSEREKEIPCGVRAKETPPDVERDKEIDSNEREKEISPNDKRGKDKPPDDDICPICFEDFKIPCQTNCGHWFCANCVITFWSHGSKLLRCKCPICSQSISNLTPEASLTLSLDDEVVEALEKVQGYNRHFEGGVRCFILFLHQLLFYLRVIWAETNALLHNNPPMDAIQLSKLIYHRILWLWKMFYIGLYDPDKLIFNYTIARTIALVMTEIYVSWDLDFIHGGILRVNCIFERCTLGPVVLLCAIGVYRRFVDNRRRPPRRRRRRPNPVPGPITHPIQGSSSPPVEGHVPPVFGP; encoded by the exons gaaagaaatctcTTTTAATGATAGAGAATATCAGAAAGAAACCCTTTCTGattctgagagagagaaagaaatcccTTGTGGTGTAAGAGCCAAAGAAACTCCTCCCGATGTTGAGAGAGATAAAGAAATCGATTcgaatgagagagaaaaggaaatcTCTCCCAATGATAAGAGGGGGAAAGATAAACCTCCTGATGATGATATCTGCCCTATCTGTTTTGAAGACTTCAAAATTCCATGCCAGACAAATTGTGGACACTGGTTTTGCG CGAATTGTGTTATCACGTTTTGGTCCCATGGTAGCAAACTTCTGCGTTGCAAGTGCCCCATTTGCTCTCAAAGCATCAGCAATTTGACTCCCGAGGCATCTCTGACCCTTAGTTTAGATGATGAAGTTGTTGAGGCCTTGGAGAAAGTTCAGGGGTACAATCGTCATTTTGAAGGCGGTGTTCGTTGCTTCATTTTG TTTCTACATCAACTGCTGTTTTACTTGCGAGTCATTTGGGCTGAAACGAATGCCCTTTTGCATAACAACCCACCTATGGATGCTATTCAGCTTTCTAAGTTGATCTATCATCGCATATTGTGGTTGTGGAAGATGTTTTATATAGGATTGTACGATCCTGATAAGCTTATATTCAACTATACCATTGCAAGGACCATAGCG tTGGTTATGACAGAAATTTATGTCTCCTGGGATTTGGACTTCATTCATGGAG GGATCTTGCGGGTAAATTGCATCTTCGAACGCTGCACTCTTGGTCCTGTAGTCCTTCTATGCGCTATTGGTGTCTATCGCAGATTTGTCGATAATCGCCGCCGCCCTCCTCGCCGTCGAAGACGAAGACCCAATCCTGTTCCAGGGCCAATAACCCATCCCATCCAGGGGTCGAGTTCCCCTCCCGTTGAGGGGCATGTACCTCCCGTTTTTGGACCTTAA